The Bacteroidota bacterium DNA segment AATCGGAATGGTAAATTGGAATCAAACATTGGAAAGAACAAAAGCATGTGGAAATATTCTCTCAAACTTTTATGAAAAGCTTTGGCGTTTTGGTGAGCAATATGTAAAAAAAGAGGATGCGGATTTTTATAAAAATGTGTATCAAAAAAATTTCAGCATCATGACACAGTCAATGGGTAATCAGGTGTTCGGATATTTTGTAAAAAAGATAACACGATATAAAAAAGCAAAGCTCCCGAAATTTCAACAAGCATTTATGATGGCGCCCGATTTAGATAATGACGTATTTGAACCGGAATGCATTTTGGAAAACGTAGATAGAATTGCAGAAAAAGTATTTGTGTTTTATAGAATGGATGATTCCGCACTTTCACTTTCACGATTTTTATTTGCAATGAAAGACCGATTAGGTACAACAGGATTGCGCAAGAAAAAAATGAAAGTTGGAATTATTATTCCGGTGAATGCAAATAATTTACATGATCTTAAATTAAAAGAAAAAGGAGATGATCATCGGTATTTTATTACAAGTAATTCACAAATTCCAAGCAGTATAAAACAATTTGCGATGGTGAATGATTTAAATGCATTTGCAGGATTAACCTACAATAATTCTAAAGCAGAGTTGGAGATAACGTAAACAATTAGTCATAATATATCAGTCAATTAAAGTGATGATAGGTTTACAAATAATCTGAGATTATATTTACATTTGATAAAGCATTATTATGAAAAGAAAATAACAAACCTCAATACAATGCTGATTGGTTATTCTGCATTAAGTGTATCTTTTTTATTAATTGCTCAGAAATCTGATGCACAAATCATTTACACAGATATAGATCCGGATGAAATGCTATTGCCATATTATGATGATGGTTTTGATATGGATATAAATGGCGATGGAACCAACGATTTCCATTTTCAAGTGTATAGTTGGGGTTTTACTGCCTATGCAGGATATGAGTATTTCGCTGCTATTCAACCTTTGG contains these protein-coding regions:
- a CDS encoding alpha/beta hydrolase gives rise to the protein MKFLKNKTQVQYSRLGSIEKLKGSQRFFAELYQDIKTEYESGNTTQNQTLIFLFGFWVSQAKAIDFLKQMHEKYITDPNSPFKRIIMYNWPSQTGKILPEKIGMVNWNQTLERTKACGNILSNFYEKLWRFGEQYVKKEDADFYKNVYQKNFSIMTQSMGNQVFGYFVKKITRYKKAKLPKFQQAFMMAPDLDNDVFEPECILENVDRIAEKVFVFYRMDDSALSLSRFLFAMKDRLGTTGLRKKKMKVGIIIPVNANNLHDLKLKEKGDDHRYFITSNSQIPSSIKQFAMVNDLNAFAGLTYNNSKAELEIT